A single region of the Nicotiana sylvestris chromosome 6, ASM39365v2, whole genome shotgun sequence genome encodes:
- the LOC104210965 gene encoding uncharacterized protein isoform X1, with translation MAQLMKTAETPPELRWQRGKMLPVKREVELENSADEELCPLNKRSKLSYSLQQQLGVGAGGFLVSPLQDGPLDEPSPLGLRLRKSPSLLDLIQMRLSQSSTAKAGSHGKKVQKGSTGLTEKLKASNFPASVLRIGSWEYKSRYEGDLVAKCYFAKHKLVWEVLDGGLKNKIEIQWSDIMGLKANYPDDAPGTLDVVLARQPLFFRETNPQPRKHTLWQATSDFTEGQASVHRRHYLQCPQGLLGKHFEKLMQCDPRLNFLSQQAEIKSDSPYFESRLSVFEDPHVTDREFDLNDDGSPNFLDLQSTTSPSGAHCSKSKSEQDPVGRPLECIHQEKLSPNLGATEDIKSREVEQQKGLSDLNQLRVPGMHPSVSMSDLVSHLEQRVSEQKTSKGINLASDERQSLEILEEISKSLLSDTQNVPASDEKSLMSRVNSLCCLLQKDPATAQKSENCGDVVPGGKRVNEINFIPTAPFGREVEDDPSTSEDESNDFSSCKPAPTMSRKDSVGNLLLNLPRIASLPQFLFICEDTGNQAR, from the exons atgGCTCAATTGATGAAAACCGCCGAAACGCCGCCGGAGTTGCGGTGGCAGAGGGGAAAAATGTTGCCGGTAAAGAGGGAAGTGGAGCTTGAAAACTCTGCGGATGAAGAACTCTGTCCACTCAACAAGCGATCCAAACTCTCCTACTCTCTACAA CAGCAACTGGGTGTAGGAGCTGGTGGCTTTCTAGTTTCACCATTGCAAGATGGCCCTCTAGACGAGCCCAGTCCATTAGGCTTGCGGCTAAGAAAGAGCCCCTCACTGTTGGATTTGATCCAAATGAGGCTCTCTCAGTCGAGCACCGCCAAGGCGGGAAGTCATGGGAAGAAGGTGCAGAAAGGAAGCACCGGACTGACTGAAAAGCTCAAGGCCTCGAACTTTCCTGCTTCAGTTCTGAGAATTGGGAGCTGGGAG TATAAGTCAAGATATGAAGGCGATTTGGTCGCAAAATGTTACTTTGCCAAGCATAAACTTGTTTGGGAAGTCCTTGATGGTGGTCTCAAGAATAAGATAGAGATCCAGTGGTCCGATATTATGGGTTTGAAAGCAAACTACCCAGATGATGCACCAGGAACCTTGGATGTAGTG CTGGCAAGACAACCTCTTTTCTTTAGGGAGACAAATCCGCAACCCAGAAAGCACACTCTTTGGCAAGCAACATCAGATTTTACCGAAGGACAGGCTAGCGTACACAG GCGACATTACTTACAGTGTCCGCAGGGCTTGCTAGGAAAACATTTTGAAAAGCTTATGCAGTGTGATCCTCGTCTTAACTTCCTGAGTCAACAAGCAGAGATAAAATCAGATTCTCCTTATTTTGAATCCCGGTTGTCGGTATTTGAAGACCCACATGTAACTGACCGTGAATTTGATCTGAATGATGATGGAAGTCCCAATTTTCTCGACTTGCAAAGTACCACTTCACCTTCAGGAGCTCATTGTTCTAAATCCAAAAGTGAGCAAGATCCCGTTGGTAGACCTTTGGAATGTATTCACCAAGAAAAGCTATCCCCAAACTTAG GGGCAACTGAAGATATTAAGAGTAGGGAAGTGGAGCAACAGAAAGGGCTTAGTGACCTCAATCAACTCAGAGTGCCTGGAATGCATCCCTCCGTGTCAATGAGTGATTTAGTGAGCCATCTTGAGCAACGTGTTTCCGAGCAGAAAACATCTAAAGGTATCAACCTCGCCAGTGATGAACGGCAAAGCTTGGAGATCCTGGAAGAGATCTCTAAGTCCTTGCTTAGTGACACTCAAAATGTGCCAGCATCAGATGAGAAATCTCTTATGTCAAGGGTCAATTCTCTGTGCTGCCTCCTTCAAAAGGATCCTGCAACAGCTCAAAAGAGTGAGAACTGTGGTGATGTTGTGCCGGGTGGAAAAAGAGTTAATGAAATAAATTTCATTCCCACAGCACCGTTTGGAAGAGAAGTTGAAGATGATCCTTCTACGTCAGAGGATGAATCAAATGATTTCTCCAGTTGCAAACCGGCTCCAACAATGTCAAGAAAGGACTCGGTTGGGAATCTGTTGCTCAATCTTCCAAGGATAGCATCACTGCCCCAGTTTTTGTTCATCTGTGAAGACACTGGTAACCAAGCTAGATAG
- the LOC104210965 gene encoding uncharacterized protein isoform X2, with product MAQLMKTAETPPELRWQRGKMLPVKREVELENSADEELCPLNKRSKLSYSLQQLGVGAGGFLVSPLQDGPLDEPSPLGLRLRKSPSLLDLIQMRLSQSSTAKAGSHGKKVQKGSTGLTEKLKASNFPASVLRIGSWEYKSRYEGDLVAKCYFAKHKLVWEVLDGGLKNKIEIQWSDIMGLKANYPDDAPGTLDVVLARQPLFFRETNPQPRKHTLWQATSDFTEGQASVHRRHYLQCPQGLLGKHFEKLMQCDPRLNFLSQQAEIKSDSPYFESRLSVFEDPHVTDREFDLNDDGSPNFLDLQSTTSPSGAHCSKSKSEQDPVGRPLECIHQEKLSPNLGATEDIKSREVEQQKGLSDLNQLRVPGMHPSVSMSDLVSHLEQRVSEQKTSKGINLASDERQSLEILEEISKSLLSDTQNVPASDEKSLMSRVNSLCCLLQKDPATAQKSENCGDVVPGGKRVNEINFIPTAPFGREVEDDPSTSEDESNDFSSCKPAPTMSRKDSVGNLLLNLPRIASLPQFLFICEDTGNQAR from the exons atgGCTCAATTGATGAAAACCGCCGAAACGCCGCCGGAGTTGCGGTGGCAGAGGGGAAAAATGTTGCCGGTAAAGAGGGAAGTGGAGCTTGAAAACTCTGCGGATGAAGAACTCTGTCCACTCAACAAGCGATCCAAACTCTCCTACTCTCTACAA CAACTGGGTGTAGGAGCTGGTGGCTTTCTAGTTTCACCATTGCAAGATGGCCCTCTAGACGAGCCCAGTCCATTAGGCTTGCGGCTAAGAAAGAGCCCCTCACTGTTGGATTTGATCCAAATGAGGCTCTCTCAGTCGAGCACCGCCAAGGCGGGAAGTCATGGGAAGAAGGTGCAGAAAGGAAGCACCGGACTGACTGAAAAGCTCAAGGCCTCGAACTTTCCTGCTTCAGTTCTGAGAATTGGGAGCTGGGAG TATAAGTCAAGATATGAAGGCGATTTGGTCGCAAAATGTTACTTTGCCAAGCATAAACTTGTTTGGGAAGTCCTTGATGGTGGTCTCAAGAATAAGATAGAGATCCAGTGGTCCGATATTATGGGTTTGAAAGCAAACTACCCAGATGATGCACCAGGAACCTTGGATGTAGTG CTGGCAAGACAACCTCTTTTCTTTAGGGAGACAAATCCGCAACCCAGAAAGCACACTCTTTGGCAAGCAACATCAGATTTTACCGAAGGACAGGCTAGCGTACACAG GCGACATTACTTACAGTGTCCGCAGGGCTTGCTAGGAAAACATTTTGAAAAGCTTATGCAGTGTGATCCTCGTCTTAACTTCCTGAGTCAACAAGCAGAGATAAAATCAGATTCTCCTTATTTTGAATCCCGGTTGTCGGTATTTGAAGACCCACATGTAACTGACCGTGAATTTGATCTGAATGATGATGGAAGTCCCAATTTTCTCGACTTGCAAAGTACCACTTCACCTTCAGGAGCTCATTGTTCTAAATCCAAAAGTGAGCAAGATCCCGTTGGTAGACCTTTGGAATGTATTCACCAAGAAAAGCTATCCCCAAACTTAG GGGCAACTGAAGATATTAAGAGTAGGGAAGTGGAGCAACAGAAAGGGCTTAGTGACCTCAATCAACTCAGAGTGCCTGGAATGCATCCCTCCGTGTCAATGAGTGATTTAGTGAGCCATCTTGAGCAACGTGTTTCCGAGCAGAAAACATCTAAAGGTATCAACCTCGCCAGTGATGAACGGCAAAGCTTGGAGATCCTGGAAGAGATCTCTAAGTCCTTGCTTAGTGACACTCAAAATGTGCCAGCATCAGATGAGAAATCTCTTATGTCAAGGGTCAATTCTCTGTGCTGCCTCCTTCAAAAGGATCCTGCAACAGCTCAAAAGAGTGAGAACTGTGGTGATGTTGTGCCGGGTGGAAAAAGAGTTAATGAAATAAATTTCATTCCCACAGCACCGTTTGGAAGAGAAGTTGAAGATGATCCTTCTACGTCAGAGGATGAATCAAATGATTTCTCCAGTTGCAAACCGGCTCCAACAATGTCAAGAAAGGACTCGGTTGGGAATCTGTTGCTCAATCTTCCAAGGATAGCATCACTGCCCCAGTTTTTGTTCATCTGTGAAGACACTGGTAACCAAGCTAGATAG